GAGGGCAAGGCCGAGTCGATCTCCGGCCTGATCACCGAGGTAATGGCCTCGCAACGACAACTCACCGAGCTGGCGGCACTGGTCGCCGACCTGAAGGAGGAGTTCGGCGAGCCCAGCCCCGAGGACAAGGCCTGGGCGCAGGCCGCCATCGAGCGGGCCAGACTCGCGCGGGAAGGCCGCCTGCCCGCCGACGAGCAGGTCGCCTGATGGACACCGACCTCATGGAGCGGTTCGTGCTCGACTCGGGCGCGCTCATCCAGCTCGAACGCGGCAACGGCAAGATGATCGAGCTCCTCGCCCAGGTGATCGAGGGCACGATCGTCGTGACCATCCCCCGCACGGTGCTGGCCGAAGTGTGGCGGGGCGGCCCACGTCAGGCCAGGCTGGCCGCACTGCTCAAGCTCGCCGACGCCGAACCCGCCAACCGCGTCGTCATCGACGAGCTGACCCGTCAGCGGGCGAAGGAGATCGGCAAGAAGATCGGCTCATGCGGCCACGACGACATCGTCGACGTCAACGTGGCCCTGTGCGGCAGGAACCCGTCGAGCGGGCAAGTCGACCGCACGATCGTCACCGCCGACAAAGCCGACCTGATCCGGGTCGACCCCGAGCTCAGGCACGCCATCTCCGTCATCTGACGGCTACCGCCACCTCCACGCGTGGTCCACCGGGCCGATGCCGTCGCCCAGGGGGAAGCCGTGGGCGATGGCGCCCGTGACGTACTCCTTGGCCTTGCCCACCGCCGCGGGCACGTCCTCGCCCAGTGCCAGATATGACGCGATCGCCGAGGCCAAGGTGCACCCCGTGCCGTGGGTGTGGCGGTTGTCGTGCCGGGGCGCGGTGAAGCGGTACTCCGCGCTGCCGTCCGTCAGGAGGTCGACCGGCTCGCCCGGCAGGTGGCCGCCCTTGATGAGGGCCCACCGCGGGCCGAGGGCCAGCACCGCGTCGGCGGCCGCGCGCAGGCCGCTCTCGTCCTCCACCTTGATCGAGGTGAGCTGCTCCACCTCCCACAGGTTGGGGGTGACGACCGTGGCGACGGGCAGCAGCCGCGTCTTCAGCGTGTCGACGGCCTCGGGCGCGAGCAGCGAGTCACCGTGCTTGGACACACCGACGGGGTCGACCACGACCGGGGCCCCCGCGGCGGCCAGCGCCTCGGCGACCGTCTCCACCAGGACCGGCGAGGCCAGCATGCCCGTCTTGATGGCCTGCGCGCCGATGTCGCTCAGCACCGAGTCGAGCTGGGCCCGCACCGCCTCGGGCGGCAGTTCCCAGTACCCCTGGACGCCCAGGGAGTTCTGGGCCGTCACGGCGGCGATCACGCTCATGCCGTGCACACCGAGCGCCAGCATCGTCTTCAGGTCGGCCTGGATTCCCGCGCCGCCGCCGGAGTCGGAACCGGCGACGGTGAGCACGCGCGGAGGGGTCGAAGCGGTCATGTCGTCCATCCAACCACTCAGTCGACCGTGCACTCCCCGCCCACCATGCCGCACGTCTGGGGGGCGGTCGCGGTGCCGTCCGCGGTGAAGGTGATCCGGACGGCCTCCCCCGCCGCCAGATCCACGTCGGGCTGGATGACCAGGAGGCCGCCGTCCTGGCTCCACTGGGCGCCTCTCACGGCGGAGACGGTGCCGTCCACGGGGACACTGACGGTCAGGTCGGCCAGCGCCTTGCCGGAGTCGTTCACGACCTGGAGCTCGGCGGTGTAGCCGGCCAGCCGCTGCCTGAGCACGTCGAACTCGACGTTGACCGCGGCGCCACCGCTGCCGCCGCCGCTGCTGGTGCTGCTCAGCTGCGAGGTGGAGGTCGGCCCAGGCTCGACGGGGGGCGGCGGGGCGGTGTTGTCGGCCTCCCGCATACCCGAGGGCTCGACCGAGGCCGTCGGCTCCGCGTCGGGATCGGCGTCATCCTCCGCCGTCGGCCGCGCGGTGTTCTTGACCGTCGGCTTGGGCGTGTTGGTACGGCGGGGCGCCCGCTGCGAGGGGGTGGTCGTCGGGCGCGGCCGGACGTTCCTGGTCTCGGAGGGCTTCACGCTCGGCTCCTCCGTGCCGTCGGCCGCCGGGGCCTCCTCGGTGGCGGAGGCGGCGGCGTCCTCCGTGGGCTCGGGCTCCTCTTCCTCCGAGAGGGAGGGGGCCGGCTGCGTGGCCGACACCGCACCCGCCGTGGGCGCCTTCTCCGCCGAGCCGACCATCCGCACGCCGACGACGGTGCCGCCGAGCACGATCGCGACGGCCGCGACGGACAGCAGGGCGACCTTCCCCTTGCCGCCGGAGGACGCTTCGCGCGGAGGACCGGCCGGGCGGCGCCGTCCGCGCCTCCTGCGGCCCTTGTCGCCCGGCTCGTCGTCCCAGCCGGACGGGCCCTCGTCCCAGCCGCCGGAACCGAGGAAACCGGTCTCCTGGGCGTCTGCGGGCTCCTCCCACGCCGCCACGGGCTGGCGGGGCGGCCCGGTGGCCACCAGCCGGTCCGTGGGCGCGCTGTAGACGGCCGTGGGCTCGCCGAAGGGCGGCGGCTGACCGGCCGGGCCGACGCCACCGTCAGGCCCGGCGTGACCGACGGGCCCGGCGTCGCCGACGGGCCCGCCATGGCCACCTGTCGCGGAATGCCCGGAATGCCCGGCGGCCTGACCGAAGGGCGCGGCCTCACCAAAGGGCGCAGGCGCGGTCTCCCCGAAGGATGCGGGCTGAGCGAAAGGCGCTGCCTCACCGAAGGGGGTGGGCTCGCCGAAGGGCGTGGGCTCCGCCTGAGGCGCGGAACGGCCAGGAGGCGGGGTGGCGGAGAAGGCGGACACGGGGCCGCCGAGCGGGTCGAGGTTCAGCGCGCCGGCCCCCGAGACCGGACCGCCGAACGCGTCGTGTGCCGAC
This window of the Nonomuraea africana genome carries:
- the thiD gene encoding bifunctional hydroxymethylpyrimidine kinase/phosphomethylpyrimidine kinase; translation: MDDMTASTPPRVLTVAGSDSGGGAGIQADLKTMLALGVHGMSVIAAVTAQNSLGVQGYWELPPEAVRAQLDSVLSDIGAQAIKTGMLASPVLVETVAEALAAAGAPVVVDPVGVSKHGDSLLAPEAVDTLKTRLLPVATVVTPNLWEVEQLTSIKVEDESGLRAAADAVLALGPRWALIKGGHLPGEPVDLLTDGSAEYRFTAPRHDNRHTHGTGCTLASAIASYLALGEDVPAAVGKAKEYVTGAIAHGFPLGDGIGPVDHAWRWR
- a CDS encoding PIN domain nuclease; this translates as MDTDLMERFVLDSGALIQLERGNGKMIELLAQVIEGTIVVTIPRTVLAEVWRGGPRQARLAALLKLADAEPANRVVIDELTRQRAKEIGKKIGSCGHDDIVDVNVALCGRNPSSGQVDRTIVTADKADLIRVDPELRHAISVI
- a CDS encoding toxin-antitoxin system antitoxin subunit, which translates into the protein MTKKIGVSLPDDLYAWMQARVAEGKAESISGLITEVMASQRQLTELAALVADLKEEFGEPSPEDKAWAQAAIERARLAREGRLPADEQVA